Genomic segment of Notolabrus celidotus isolate fNotCel1 chromosome 1, fNotCel1.pri, whole genome shotgun sequence:
CAAGACTTTTGTCAGGGACTGTATATATACATGACAGTTTCAGGAATCTATAGATGTTACATCAGTATTTGTAGAGGTGCTAGCTCAAACATATGAACTCATTAGACTCCACAACACATTCTGGCTAATTTAGCATTACAATACAAACTTATTTAATTTATGAACTTTAAAGTCAGATAAGTATAAAGTGAATTGGAGTCCCACTAACAAACAATCTCATTAACTTATTGCCTCACTGTTTGTAACTCATGTACCTCAATGTGCTGATGATTGTTGACAACTCTACACACTGATGCACTAATGTTTCTTTCATTCAGTGGGATAAGATCATTTCTGTGCTCAGGCTTGGAATAGCTGTACTACAATACATGTAACCAAGTGACTTCATTTAATCTCAGCTATTTCAAGGACCCGCCGTAAGCCTTCATAACAGAAAATCCCATCCTTAACTTTGCTGAGTTAAGTATCACTAAACCTACTCTACTAATCTTTGACAACATCATTTGACGGTGTGCAGGGGTGATTAAAATTAAATAGCTACGGGGTatgttaatatttatttaaagaaagatgTAAGCTAGTAGCAGATAGTTGTCAAAGAGGCTTCGTGCTCCCTGCTGTCTGCTGTAGCTTTGAGTTAGCTTACAGCTTTATTAGTCACTTTAGCATTAGCAGGATTTGTTGACAACTTCAAACACAAGACTCTCGCAGATAAATGGCTTCGAAATATGACATAGCTAACATGTATTACTGACTGTTGTGTACATTCTTAATATTAGGAATACCCAACAGAAGCTGTGAAGTTCATCTACCAGGAGCAACTTTGTTAGCCGCCGTAACGTTACACCGAGGCATTAGCTAACCATGCATTAACCAACGTTGGTGATGCTAACACACAACCAGGCTCCTCGAGAAGTTTTCCTCCTTCAAGTCGGGGGAATGTCATGTCTGTCGTTCAGGTAGCGACCGAATGTCCTTACCTGACAGAGGCAGACGACAAAAGGCAACCCGGGCTTCAGTTTCTCGTATTCCTAGGTTGTTGACAGGTAGCTGCCTGCCATCAGCGCAGACCTGTGTTCCGCTAGCCAGAACAAGACCAGCTTTTCCGGCttgacttttcaaaataaaatggtaCATTTACATTACTTTCAtttttagaaatgtgtttttcgCATAACGGACTTAAATTAGTACCTCTGAAAAACTTTAAATTGCTTCGttgatattttttcttttacatttttttattacgTTTTCCATAAACTTTACcatgatatattttatttgcagcACACATTGCtggtaaacaaatacaaaaacatatagAACAGttgctgcagtatttaaggttTCCATTCCCCTTCCATGCCCCACCCTATCCCACCCCATCCCACCCAGCCCTccttttaaccatagactgtaaaaaatacccCACAGCCCACATTTTACATAATGTGTAAGTAAGCAAAAGGGGAAGCAAGGTAATACATTAGTAAgaattaaataataacaataacaaatagacacacaacaaacaaacatacaaaccaaaaaaaattgaattaaaattgaaattaaatttggaaaagaaaagaaaagaaaaaagaaatgattcTACTCTGCTATTGTTCATCTCTATTCAGAGGGACTTGTGAGCTGTCATAATATTCTAAAAAGGGGGTCCAAATCTTAATAAAATTGTGTAAGGAGCCTTTGAAggtgtatttaattttttcaagtttaagaaaatgtaTGGTGTCTCTAATCCATCTAGTGAAGCTGGGAGGTTATTGCGTTTTCCAGGAAAGAAGAATGAGACGCCTGGCTATTAAGGAGATGAACGCTATTACTGCATGAGCATTTCTTTTAAGTAAAGGGATCTCCTGGCTGTATCCAAATAGGGTACACGTGGGATTGGTAATGATATCAATTTGAAAGATCTTATTATATGCACCAAAAATGCTTGACCAAAATGTTTTGAGTCTTGGACAGGACCAGAATATGTGCATCGGCAACAAAGATATTAAGGGTCTGTATTAGGGAATATAGTCGGACTCGCTACCTTGTTGATATTTTGTCCCACATctcatatttttaattatgGCCATGGGAACTGAAAGAGTGGTCTGATCAGATTCAAAGGTTGGACTAATGTAGGTTAGCTCATCAAATTGTAGTTGTTCAGGTGCTCTATTTTGTATCACATCTATGAAGTAGTATCACTGActgtttgttattattgttttttaaaggaaccATTAGTTCTGTGGTTGTAAGAGTTGCATCTAAGTAACTTaatcctttattttgaaggcttaACCGGAAATACGTCGACACTGTTATTGACATCACCATTCAACTAATCTaacatttaaatgataaaacaaatagtTTATTGGTGACTTTGGACGGTTTGTCATCACCCACTGTTCTAGTTGACCACGCCACTTCACCATTGTGTTGATTAACAAGGAATCCATCATAAAATCACATTAATGAAACATTTAGAATCGCCATCTTGAACACGCCCACTTCTCTCATCCTCGAGCTCGGTCTCGTGATAGCCGTGACACAAGTTAGCTTCTCCAGTTCAGCTGCTAATAGAGTCATGTTGTTCAGATAGCTAAGAAAAACATAATAGTAATTGTATGTGTATCTGAAATAACCTCACAGACTACTGAAGATGTTGTCTCGTCTACTGAAGGAGCACCAGGCGAAACAGAATGAGCGCAAAGAGCTACAGGGTGAGGAGACATGCTAACCGAGGCTAAAAACAAAGCTGAGTGATATTTCTGAAAGGCCTCACAGTCCATTATGTTGATGAATTTTCtgtgtgttgatgttgtttttacatGCACAGAGAGACGCAGGCGTGAAGCCATTGCAGCAGCCACCTGCCTTACAGAAGCCCTGGTAGACCACCTCAATGTTGGGTATGACTATTCTGCTAGCTTCcttctgtttcatttgtttcCTGAGGTTTATCAGACAGGCCTCCTGTTGTTGCATGCCTAGTTTTCCAGAATTGTTCATGGTGAGATTTGGGAATATGGAAATCAGGTTTAGAGGTTTTCTGTCATCCCAGTATGTTTAAATTTATGACATGGAGAAGGATAAATTCCAAAATATCTCAATCTTTTGTCTCAAATATGTCTACAAACGTACCCAAGAGAAGCCAGTACTTACATTTAGTTTGATTTGTAGCTGTCGATAAACTGTAAGCCTGGTATCATATGTCTATTTAATTATTTGGGATTTGCACCCACAATAAATgactattcattcatttttatttactcaactcaactttatttatatagcacctttcatacataaaaacatgcagcccaaagtgcttcacaggataacagagagacagaagacaacagcaatggtagaattataaaaggcatgattataaatcaAATACTTCAggaaatcaacacagtaaaattaataaaataagtaacagtggaaagaaaagtttaaaataaggtagcgttaacaagatcagacgaatacaagaaataaatagataaatacacaattaaataagataaataaatgttaaagcaatgttttaaaataataacgattaaaataataatacaaataataacaaaaaataataccAACCACATTTTCCAGCCAAGCTGACCCGCCTGGGTTTACAACCAGCAGCACCCCTACTGAGGCAACCTAATCAATCCAAATAACTCTTAAAAAGTATGACAATGTAGAAATCATAAGAGTAAGTTGTTAAGACTGCTgttttactgctgttttcatggaaaagatcGTTTTGTGTGTATATTACTTGTATAGGAAAAGTTCCAGTGTTCAATATTTAAGAATTAAATATCAgactacagaaaaaaaacactttcgtTGTAACATTCCAGAGTTTTCACCTGATATACAATGCTTTTCCTTTAATAAGTATACTTCAGCGTTTTCTaatgtttgtttcctgttttactgTAGTGTTGCTCAGGCATATGTAAACCAGCGTAAGCTCGACCATGAGGTGAAGACTCTCCAGGTGCAGGCGAGCCAGTTCTCCAAACAAACCGCTCAGTGGATCAGCATGGTGGAGGGTTTCAATCAGGCCCTGAAGGTAAGACACACTGTGTGAGCAAGAAATTAATCCCAAAACATGGGTTCACATCATGTAATCTGcttattcaaaatgttttcttaaagcATTCAGATTAATGAGCATGCAGCTGCAAAATCTATAAGTCAGTAAGTTTTCAGTGCAATATGCAGTTTGATTCTT
This window contains:
- the bloc1s1 gene encoding biogenesis of lysosome-related organelles complex 1 subunit 1, whose product is MLSRLLKEHQAKQNERKELQERRRREAIAAATCLTEALVDHLNVGVAQAYVNQRKLDHEVKTLQVQASQFSKQTAQWISMVEGFNQALKEIGDVENWARSIEMDMRTIATALEYVHKGQLQTASS